Within the Prevotella scopos JCM 17725 genome, the region CCCATAAGATGGAAAAAAAAGAGATATCAGTTGTTATCAATACCTACAATGCAGAGAAATTCCTGCAGCGTGTACTCGACTCCGTTAAGGACTTCGATGAGGTTGTTATCTGCGATATGGAGAGTACTGACCATACCGTAGAGATTGCTCAACGTGCCGGATGTAAGGTTGTCACTTTCCCAAAAAAGAATCATACCTGCGTCGAACCAGCTCGAAACTTTGCCTTACAGAGTGCTAAAAGTCCCTGGCTACTCGTCGTTGATGCCGACGAATTGGTAACACCAGAACTGAGAACCTATCTATATCAGCATATCAATAAACCTAACTGTGCGAAAGGTCTTTATATTCCAAGGCAGAACCGATTTATGAACACTCCTAAGAAAGGTTTTTCAAAGGATTATCAGTTACGCTTCTTTATTCGTGAAGGAACCTTTTGGCCTCCACTAATACATGCCATTCCACAAGTACAGGGGAAAGTAGAGTACATTGACAAACATCTTTACAACGTACAATTGATTCACTTAGCAGAAAACTATTTAGCTGATATGTTAGAGAAATGTAACCGCTATACCACTAACGAAGTCCTCAAAAAACAGGGCAAGAACTATGGAGTTGGTGCATTACTCTTCCGTCCTTTCTGGCGTTTCTTCAAATCCTACTTTATGAATGGAGAAATAAGAAATGGCGTCACCGGCTTTATTGATAGCGTGATGACAGGTTTTTATCAGTTTATTGTAGTGGCCAAGATAATTGAAGCTAAGATAAAGAAACAGACAGAAGATGAATAAAAATAAACAAAAAAGGTCATAAAGATAGAGGGTGTAAGCGTAAAAGCATACACCCTCTATTTGGTACGCTCGGCATGAGCATTGTCTAGTGGGTGTAAGTCCCGAGTAAGCCCTAATATCGGGAATTATATAGGCAAGGGTGTTCATCGTGAGTTAAATCTGAAGGAAGCCATCGGCAAACATCTGACCTAACGGACAGAAACTTCATATAAGGCAAATGACCGTGGATGAGATTGCCAACCAAATCAAAGTCCCATAGCTATTCGGAACGGTTGGTGGAGTTTCCTTGAGCGAAGCGAAAAAATGAAGTAGATATAAGGTGGAAAGACAATGCCCTTATCCGAGGAGGTCTCACGGACGTGAGGATTAGTTGTCTTTACGAAAGTCGCAGAGCAAAACTTGTCGTGAGAAGTCAGCGGAATCTCTGTCAACTGTGGCAGCCGCAACGAGGTGATCCCTACAGATGAAAGAATGGAAGAGCATTGAACTGGGTTATGAGAAATTCGATGTCACATCCATCAACATGAACAACTTAATAGAAGGAAGAACATACCTTTATGCTTTCAAACTTCCCATTAGTTTTGGTGGGATATTTCGTGTATAGGCAAGAACCACGCCCACGCCCCCTCATATATCAATGTATAATGCTCCAAAAGACATCTCAATATATAAAATTATCTCACAAGCAGTAATGCTGCCACATTAAGGTACAACACTAACTCCTTGCAACTTTATGAATATAAATCATCATTATTCCTCCTATTCTGAATAGAGAATATTGCCGTTTTTTCCACAATATACTTGAATAGTTTTAAGTTCTTACAGAGCAATGTATATCGGATAAAATACTTTAAGCCTAACATTTTATAAGGAGAAGAAATATGAACACGCTGAATTTCAGACAAAGCTAACCTTAATAAATTCAATTTAAACTCACTACTATACGGAGCACGAACTAGATCTTTTGCTCCTTTCACCAAGATACGAACATAAGCAACATTAAAACGGGAGATATTATCCTGTAGGAAGTTCGCACTTTTTATCAATTCATAACGCTCGATACTCGCATTAAACCAATCTATATTATTTTGTTCCATATGATTATGAAGACAACTATAGACCGATTGTCTGTAATGATAAAGGGGAGTATGCAATAAGACAACTCTACTGGCATGAACCATCCATGCAAAAACGATTGCATAATCCTCATAAGCATGATAAGTACCAAAACGTTCCTTTGCTATATATCTTCGCATAATCATTGCCCACAGATAACTTTTTATCTTGTCTTGAAAAGATAGATAAAGAGCCTCTTCTCTATTCAGAACGTCTACAGAATGGTCTCCTTTACTTCGCATAACTGAATTCTGAGAATACTCTTGATAAAAATCGGATACAACAATATCTGCATCATATTCCTTTGCTGTTGTATACAAACGCTCCAACCAATCAGGCTCTACCCAGTCGTCACTATCAGCAAAAGCTAAAAACTCTCCTCTGGACATTTCAATCGCTTGATTACGAGCAGAAGCAACACCCCCATTGGCTTTATGGAAGACACGTATTCTTTTATCTTTTTGAGCATAACGATCGCAGATTTCTGCTGAACCATCCGTGCTACCATCGTCTATCAGCAGCAATTCCCAGTCACGGTATGTCTGATTAAGAATAGAGTTTATAAGTTTTTCTAAGTATCTCTCACTTTGAAAAACAGGTGTTATTATACTTATCATCGTTTTTTATTATTTTAAGATGAATGAAAATAATCAAATTATAAAAGAATATATCAACGAAACAGTTTTGCAAAGTAAACCTGTCTAAGAAAGTTGCGAGCTGCAGTAAGTCGCTCAGCCTTCTTTTGATAGGTTGGTATAGCTTCTATCTGGTCAACGTTTGCACTATAATAAGTACTATCTGAAACGGACGTATCTAAGAGATTCTTACCCATCTTGAAATACTTTGTATTACGGAAAGCAAAAGGAGCTAATGTCGCTAAGATATCATCATGACTTCCCCATCGATTAGTTAGCTTGTTATAAACCTCCTTGCGTAGGTAAGGTGGGAGATAGACATAGAGCGGAACGGAATGTTCATACCGCTTGTCGATTGTATCATAATTAAGGATAGAACGCACGTTATGGTCGCCCGTAATAACGAGTATCGTATTCTTTGCTGCTGTAGAGGCTTTGAAGCGATTGAGGAAGTCGTTCAGTGCTTTGTTATAATAGCGGAATCCAGTGAGATACTTATCCAAAACCTTACGATTATGCTCTGCAAAACACTTCTTACCATAGAAAGAATCGGGCAAAGGAGGAAGTCTCAAGTCCTTTGGGAACTCAAAAGGTGGATGATTTGTCGTCGTCATCACAGTTATCATCTGCCGTTTCTTTGACGGTTTATTTAACTTATCTAACAACGCTTGGAAGAGGTATTCATCGTAAACACCAATACTATTATAAGTCGCATGGGGATAGTCTTTCAAGAGAAAGAACTTATCATAGATAGCATCGAATTGCTGATGAATCAATGCCTCAGCACAATTTTCCCACGCAGCATCCATTCCCGACATGAACATCGTTGTATAATTGTTGGCTTTGAAAGGCAAGGCTATCGATGTTGGGAGCATCTTGAATCGATAGGCGGAGGCAAAGAAGCGTGGAAAAGGAGTAGAGACATAGAGGTTCTCAAGCGAAGCTACTGTACCATTCTGTACAGATTGGAAGTTACGAAAGAACAGGTCTTCTTTGAAATGACGCTCTAAACCGAAGTACATCTCCGCATCTTTCTGCTGAAGATTGAACAGATAATTGCTCCAACTCTCACTGTAAATAATAACTATATTGGGTTGTGATTGCTTCAATCCATGGTCCACTTCTGCAAAGAGTGCATGCTGCAGCGCTGTTAGCGTATCGTTCTTCACTATCCTTACTTTACCACCAGTATAGATATCCAGTGCCTCTTGCAAGCTCTTGAACTTATATTGCTTCAACAAGTCAGTCGTATTCTCAATCTTAAAAGCATTCCTCTTCTCCTTGTAAGCCTTCTTCAACATATAAACAGCATTCGGAACAAGGTCGTTAAGAGCTTTCTGATTTGATACAAAGGTATCCTCTATCTGCAATGGGAAACGCCATACTGAACCACGCAAACCAA harbors:
- a CDS encoding glycosyltransferase family 2 protein, with the translated sequence MEKKEISVVINTYNAEKFLQRVLDSVKDFDEVVICDMESTDHTVEIAQRAGCKVVTFPKKNHTCVEPARNFALQSAKSPWLLVVDADELVTPELRTYLYQHINKPNCAKGLYIPRQNRFMNTPKKGFSKDYQLRFFIREGTFWPPLIHAIPQVQGKVEYIDKHLYNVQLIHLAENYLADMLEKCNRYTTNEVLKKQGKNYGVGALLFRPFWRFFKSYFMNGEIRNGVTGFIDSVMTGFYQFIVVAKIIEAKIKKQTEDE
- a CDS encoding LTA synthase family protein, which gives rise to MYKNLNYLIKHSAVILVILLFVRICFAVVFVPMSVISSNLSVLPRLFFNLLRFDVQVICYVLLLPTALTFILVVLRKPWTDHVLSRFRLIYFSIVSVLLLMISGIDMGFYANFNSHINLTFFDFFNEGPMSLIQTIWEEYHCVYEAIIFLLIALPVLLLIRRLESGNLSSRLSVRSSNSRNSSRRNTINLSIIILLYIVFLAIGLRGSVWRFPLQIEDTFVSNQKALNDLVPNAVYMLKKAYKEKRNAFKIENTTDLLKQYKFKSLQEALDIYTGGKVRIVKNDTLTALQHALFAEVDHGLKQSQPNIVIIYSESWSNYLFNLQQKDAEMYFGLERHFKEDLFFRNFQSVQNGTVASLENLYVSTPFPRFFASAYRFKMLPTSIALPFKANNYTTMFMSGMDAAWENCAEALIHQQFDAIYDKFFLLKDYPHATYNSIGVYDEYLFQALLDKLNKPSKKRQMITVMTTTNHPPFEFPKDLRLPPLPDSFYGKKCFAEHNRKVLDKYLTGFRYYNKALNDFLNRFKASTAAKNTILVITGDHNVRSILNYDTIDKRYEHSVPLYVYLPPYLRKEVYNKLTNRWGSHDDILATLAPFAFRNTKYFKMGKNLLDTSVSDSTYYSANVDQIEAIPTYQKKAERLTAARNFLRQVYFAKLFR
- a CDS encoding glycosyltransferase family 2 protein gives rise to the protein MISIITPVFQSERYLEKLINSILNQTYRDWELLLIDDGSTDGSAEICDRYAQKDKRIRVFHKANGGVASARNQAIEMSRGEFLAFADSDDWVEPDWLERLYTTAKEYDADIVVSDFYQEYSQNSVMRSKGDHSVDVLNREEALYLSFQDKIKSYLWAMIMRRYIAKERFGTYHAYEDYAIVFAWMVHASRVVLLHTPLYHYRQSVYSCLHNHMEQNNIDWFNASIERYELIKSANFLQDNISRFNVAYVRILVKGAKDLVRAPYSSEFKLNLLRLALSEIQRVHISSPYKMLGLKYFIRYTLLCKNLKLFKYIVEKTAIFSIQNRRNNDDLYS